The following are from one region of the Methanospirillum hungatei genome:
- a CDS encoding AAA family ATPase yields MKILKLKFSNLNSLAGTWDIDFTNPAFTSSGIFVITGPTGSGKTTVLDAISLALYGRTPRLGKVTKSSNHIMTRHTGECSAEVVFESQKGRFICHWNQRRARNKPDGELQPPQHEISRADTKEILASKINQVQEIVEEVTGMDYDQFTRSILLAQGGFAAFLQAGADERAPILEQITGTAIYSKLSQKTYERYTSEREKLDQISRECDLIAVLSPEEKENIEQQIEELRRAATGKDGEIARTTEAIRWRETVEKLQSEIDGLEIDAQHLGEKKAAFEPSRQTLVAGQIAASFQGLYAPLILKRETLQKDTGQQKQTISMRDSLRTTLPDLENSVLIAKTAIEQAERERNEGNRLIQSIRILDKDIHEKNAEVLKRKEELTGLQNLLAKYKSEQELAQKRQQEIQNEKNDAARYIDQNARDAIIRDIYSGIEEKIHQIREELKVHQKDEADCTEQKRLIQVKELELAVFHKKREILQKSVQELEEQQKNREEDLERLLSGTTLSDLRQSRDRKKVRIEHLNRLSEILAGIKDIYAKKEALTQKQDDLIHYLQTSGYEKERKESDLKHHEDLLATKRTAAFLAAKVRDLTEERNQLTDGEPCPLCGSVHHPFVTEQDIKPDDIISDFVEEEKIIKDLTRKLNTLTATTAEKEGELRRCTEDITDCEAKLNELNQAWRDGTDALGIDPEIDDATLISYKNATASELGALEITIRTAEEHEEKIKKAAPLFTNGQKTLTSLEKECREKEFEVTTRKSKVEQYQERIKSGELKIKTCFDELKPTLADLGCSINRETNFVAYLLTLKNRQKKFQEQEDRIKACEEQLRAVDKDISGIQGKISEKIDEVSRKFGEIREKESTLQTLKNERKDRFGEKDTESEEKRLTEAVKNASEIFETRQKEKNDLLTRIQSLEDLLSDLEKRISGAHHDIRSCLEEFLTLIRQAGFADEETYTAALMKQEEILRLEKVWEDIRTEETRIGERKTSAQTRYEEEQKKNLTTKPVQELKEVLDLFQKQKDQFKEDIGKNQEKLIRHEEMVREQSERIAIRDAHQREVDKWHRLYDLIGSADGKKFRVFAQGLTFCILLSHANQHLKRITDRYILVQDKDLPLDMQVIDTWQGGVIRSVKNLSGGEIFMVSLALALGLSHMASQNVRVDSLFLDEGFGTLDDDALETALSTLSGLEQEGKLIGVISHVSALKERIPVRISIEKGTNGRSKILLP; encoded by the coding sequence ATGAAGATCCTGAAATTGAAATTTTCCAACCTGAATTCTCTTGCCGGAACCTGGGATATTGATTTCACGAATCCCGCATTCACCTCTTCAGGAATTTTTGTGATCACCGGCCCGACCGGATCAGGGAAAACAACCGTTCTAGATGCCATCTCTCTGGCACTCTATGGCAGAACTCCCCGGCTTGGGAAAGTCACCAAGTCAAGCAACCATATTATGACCAGGCATACCGGTGAATGCTCAGCTGAAGTCGTCTTTGAATCACAAAAAGGGAGATTTATCTGTCACTGGAACCAGCGAAGGGCAAGAAATAAACCGGACGGAGAGCTGCAGCCCCCACAGCATGAGATCAGCAGGGCCGATACCAAAGAAATTCTGGCATCAAAGATAAACCAGGTCCAGGAGATAGTAGAAGAAGTAACCGGGATGGACTATGACCAATTTACCAGGTCCATCCTTCTTGCCCAGGGAGGATTTGCCGCTTTCCTTCAGGCCGGGGCAGATGAACGGGCACCCATACTTGAGCAGATCACCGGAACAGCCATCTATTCTAAGTTGTCACAAAAGACTTATGAGCGATATACCAGTGAGCGGGAAAAACTTGACCAGATAAGCCGGGAATGTGATCTCATAGCAGTCCTCTCCCCCGAAGAGAAAGAGAACATAGAGCAGCAGATAGAGGAACTCCGGAGGGCTGCGACCGGAAAGGACGGGGAGATCGCCAGGACCACTGAAGCCATCCGGTGGAGAGAGACGGTTGAAAAACTCCAGTCTGAAATTGATGGCCTTGAAATTGATGCACAGCACCTTGGAGAGAAAAAGGCTGCATTTGAACCTTCCAGACAGACTCTTGTTGCAGGACAGATAGCGGCATCATTCCAGGGATTATATGCTCCCCTTATACTGAAACGCGAGACACTTCAAAAGGATACCGGGCAGCAGAAACAGACAATCAGTATGAGAGATTCCCTCCGTACTACTCTTCCGGATCTTGAGAATTCAGTTCTTATTGCAAAAACCGCAATAGAACAGGCGGAACGGGAACGGAATGAAGGAAATAGACTCATTCAGAGTATCCGAATACTCGATAAGGATATACATGAGAAAAATGCTGAAGTTCTCAAAAGGAAAGAAGAATTAACCGGGCTTCAAAACCTCCTTGCAAAGTATAAAAGTGAGCAGGAACTGGCACAGAAGAGACAGCAGGAAATTCAGAATGAAAAGAACGATGCTGCCAGGTATATTGATCAAAACGCCAGGGATGCAATAATCAGGGATATCTATTCAGGAATAGAAGAAAAGATTCATCAGATCCGTGAAGAACTGAAGGTACATCAGAAGGATGAAGCAGATTGCACCGAACAGAAAAGACTGATTCAGGTAAAGGAACTGGAACTGGCAGTTTTCCATAAGAAACGGGAGATTCTTCAAAAGTCAGTGCAGGAACTGGAGGAGCAGCAAAAAAACAGAGAGGAAGATCTCGAAAGACTCCTCTCCGGCACCACTCTGTCAGATCTGCGACAGAGTCGTGATAGGAAAAAGGTCAGAATAGAACATCTGAACCGGTTGAGTGAGATATTGGCCGGGATAAAGGACATCTATGCAAAAAAAGAAGCATTAACCCAGAAACAGGACGACCTCATCCATTACCTGCAGACATCCGGATATGAAAAAGAACGCAAAGAATCAGATCTTAAACATCATGAAGATCTTCTTGCAACAAAACGGACGGCCGCATTCCTTGCTGCGAAAGTCAGGGATCTGACCGAAGAGCGAAACCAGCTCACAGACGGGGAGCCCTGTCCACTCTGTGGCTCCGTTCATCATCCGTTTGTAACAGAACAGGATATAAAGCCTGACGATATCATCAGTGATTTCGTCGAAGAAGAGAAGATAATCAAGGATCTCACCAGGAAACTGAACACCCTTACGGCAACAACTGCTGAAAAAGAGGGTGAACTCAGAAGATGCACTGAGGATATCACCGACTGTGAAGCGAAACTGAATGAACTGAACCAGGCATGGAGAGATGGAACTGACGCCCTGGGCATTGATCCTGAAATTGATGATGCAACCCTTATATCTTATAAAAATGCCACTGCATCAGAACTGGGAGCCTTGGAGATAACAATCCGTACTGCAGAAGAACACGAGGAGAAGATCAAAAAAGCAGCTCCCCTTTTTACTAACGGCCAAAAAACCCTGACCTCCCTTGAGAAAGAATGCAGAGAAAAGGAGTTTGAGGTTACAACAAGGAAAAGCAAAGTTGAGCAATACCAGGAACGTATCAAATCAGGTGAATTAAAAATTAAGACCTGTTTTGATGAACTAAAACCAACCCTTGCCGATCTCGGCTGCTCCATCAATCGGGAAACCAACTTTGTAGCCTACCTCCTTACCCTGAAAAATCGCCAGAAAAAATTCCAGGAACAGGAAGATCGGATAAAGGCCTGTGAAGAGCAGCTTCGGGCAGTAGATAAAGACATAAGCGGCATCCAGGGGAAGATATCTGAAAAAATAGATGAAGTATCCAGAAAGTTCGGAGAGATCAGGGAGAAGGAATCTACTTTGCAGACTCTGAAAAACGAGCGAAAGGACCGGTTTGGAGAGAAGGATACAGAGAGTGAAGAGAAACGCCTGACCGAAGCGGTTAAAAATGCCAGCGAGATCTTCGAGACCAGACAGAAGGAGAAAAATGATCTCCTTACCCGGATCCAGTCACTTGAAGACCTTCTTTCAGACCTTGAGAAACGAATTTCAGGAGCTCACCATGACATCCGTTCATGTCTTGAAGAATTTCTCACACTCATTCGGCAGGCAGGGTTTGCAGACGAAGAGACCTATACAGCTGCTCTGATGAAACAGGAAGAGATCCTCCGGCTTGAAAAGGTATGGGAAGATATCAGAACAGAAGAGACCAGAATCGGTGAACGGAAAACGTCTGCACAAACCAGGTATGAGGAAGAGCAAAAGAAAAACCTCACAACCAAACCGGTCCAGGAACTGAAAGAAGTACTCGACTTATTTCAAAAACAAAAGGACCAGTTCAAGGAAGATATAGGAAAAAACCAGGAGAAACTTATCCGGCATGAAGAGATGGTGAGGGAGCAGAGTGAGAGGATTGCCATCCGGGATGCCCATCAGCGTGAGGTGGATAAATGGCACCGACTCTATGACCTTATTGGCTCAGCAGATGGGAAAAAATTCAGGGTATTTGCCCAGGGACTCACGTTCTGCATCCTTCTCAGCCATGCGAACCAACACTTAAAACGTATTACCGACCGGTACATCCTTGTCCAGGACAAGGATCTCCCCCTTGACATGCAGGTGATCGATACCTGGCAAGGCGGTGTGATACGGTCTGTTAAGAACCTATCCGGCGGGGAGATATTCATGGTCAGTCTTGCCCTGGCTCTTGGGCTTTCACATATGGCAAGTCAGAATGTCAGAGTTGATTCACTCTTCCTAGATGAAGGATTTGGAACGCTTGACGATGATGCTCTTGAAACCGCTCTTTCAACGTTATCTGGTCTTGAACAGGAGGGAAAACTCATCGGAGTGATTTCTCACGTTTCAGCACTCAAAGAGAGGATTCCTGTTCGGATATCTATAGAGAAAGGGACAAACGGGAGGAGTAAAATATTATTGCCCTGA